Proteins encoded within one genomic window of Salipaludibacillus agaradhaerens:
- a CDS encoding cell wall hydrolase — protein sequence MKQNYTKLSVIKLIILMLFCLMSFTTHQSAEAFSGQVVQRGATGDDVVELQARMQYNGYYNGTIDGVFGWQTYWSVKEFQKQFGLEVVDGVVGEKTKAMLERATKFDKEFVHQNLREGRKFTYYGGVDKNIQRGPKGSKGQQPKEQPKEQPKEDGVAKQEEQKQPQEEAPAPKEEQPPPAEERPAEEEPEAPAEEPSPEEQEPAEEPTPAAPEPPEVEEDPAEEAPPEVDPEEEIVTPEEEEPEAQDDDMNIEKAMNVPEGFSDNDIQLMAQAVYGEARGEPYEGQVAVAAVILNRIESPIFPNTVSDVIFEPLAFTAVADGQIWMEPDDRARKAVLDAINGQDPSGNAIYYFNPQTATNKWIWSRPQIKQIGKHIFCE from the coding sequence ATGAAACAAAACTATACTAAGCTTTCGGTTATAAAGTTGATAATATTGATGCTTTTTTGCCTGATGAGCTTTACGACTCATCAAAGTGCCGAAGCATTTTCAGGACAAGTTGTGCAACGAGGGGCAACTGGCGATGATGTAGTGGAGCTTCAAGCGAGAATGCAGTATAACGGGTATTACAACGGAACAATTGATGGCGTGTTTGGATGGCAGACATATTGGTCTGTTAAAGAGTTTCAAAAGCAATTTGGACTGGAAGTAGTCGATGGTGTAGTTGGAGAAAAAACAAAAGCAATGCTCGAACGTGCTACGAAATTTGATAAGGAATTTGTTCATCAAAATCTTAGAGAAGGAAGAAAATTTACGTATTATGGGGGTGTAGATAAAAATATTCAACGTGGACCTAAAGGTAGCAAGGGGCAACAACCAAAAGAACAACCGAAAGAACAGCCGAAAGAAGATGGTGTAGCCAAACAGGAAGAACAAAAACAACCTCAAGAGGAAGCGCCGGCTCCTAAAGAAGAACAGCCCCCTCCAGCGGAAGAAAGACCAGCAGAAGAGGAACCTGAAGCACCAGCAGAAGAACCCTCTCCTGAGGAACAGGAACCTGCTGAAGAACCAACACCAGCAGCCCCTGAGCCGCCAGAAGTAGAAGAGGATCCAGCAGAAGAAGCCCCTCCTGAGGTGGATCCAGAAGAAGAGATCGTGACTCCTGAAGAAGAAGAACCGGAAGCGCAAGATGATGACATGAATATTGAGAAAGCTATGAATGTTCCAGAAGGGTTTTCGGATAATGATATTCAACTAATGGCTCAGGCTGTATATGGGGAGGCTCGAGGAGAACCATATGAAGGACAAGTTGCAGTGGCAGCAGTTATATTAAATCGCATTGAAAGTCCGATCTTTCCTAATACTGTATCTGATGTCATATTTGAGCCATTGGCATTCACGGCTGTAGCAGATGGACAAATATGGATGGAACCTGATGATCGGGCAAGGAAGGCTGTACTGGATGCTATTAACGGCCAAGACCCATCAGGCAATGCGATTTATTATTTTAACCCACAAACAGCAACGAATAAATGGATTTGGTCCCGCCCACAAATTAAACAAATAGGTAAACACATTTTCTGTGAATAA